One Chloroflexota bacterium DNA window includes the following coding sequences:
- a CDS encoding sugar ABC transporter permease, which translates to MSFRSWSLSSYQTQTRLFLVPYLLGTLVLVVLPALATVAISFTEYNAIRPPTWVGLENFAKVLSSPLVRLSLRNSFLFVLLAVPLRILGALLLALLLQPAGRHLGFFRTSVYIPTIIPETAYALIWLWVFNPLYGPLNAFLNWLGLPVVGWLVEPQSAQLAMVVMALFQIGEGFIVALVALRTIPRSLYEAATVDGANKWQSFWRITLPLIVPWLLLLSLRDLVVSLQNTFAPTFIMTYGGPYYATTYVPLLLYELGFDFFKFGEAAALLVVFYVLTGLLAIGMINLVGLGRQADIA; encoded by the coding sequence ATGAGCTTCAGGTCCTGGTCCCTTTCCTCATACCAGACACAGACCCGTCTATTCCTGGTTCCCTACCTGCTTGGCACACTGGTATTGGTCGTGCTGCCGGCCCTGGCCACCGTGGCTATCTCCTTCACCGAATACAATGCCATTCGTCCACCGACCTGGGTCGGCCTGGAGAACTTCGCCAAGGTGTTGAGCTCCCCGCTGGTAAGGTTGTCACTGCGCAACTCCTTCCTGTTCGTCTTACTGGCCGTACCATTGAGGATTTTGGGCGCCCTGCTTCTGGCGTTGCTGCTGCAGCCGGCCGGCCGTCACCTGGGCTTTTTTCGCACTTCTGTCTATATTCCCACCATCATTCCGGAAACTGCCTATGCCCTGATCTGGCTCTGGGTTTTCAATCCACTCTACGGCCCGTTGAACGCCTTTTTGAATTGGCTTGGCTTGCCCGTCGTCGGCTGGCTGGTAGAGCCGCAATCGGCCCAGCTGGCCATGGTGGTCATGGCGCTCTTTCAGATCGGCGAGGGATTCATTGTGGCCCTGGTGGCGCTCAGAACCATTCCTCGTTCCTTGTACGAGGCGGCAACAGTTGATGGGGCAAATAAGTGGCAATCCTTCTGGCGCATCACCCTGCCGCTGATCGTTCCCTGGTTGCTGTTATTGTCACTGCGGGATCTGGTGGTCAGCCTGCAGAATACCTTTGCCCCCACCTTCATCATGACCTACGGTGGACCCTACTATGCCACCACCTACGTACCGTTGCTGCTCTACGAGTTGGGTTTCGACTTTTTCAAGTTCGGCGAGGCAGCCGCCTTGTTGGTGGTCTTTTATGTTCTGACGGGCTTGTTGGCCATCGGCATGATCAACCTGGTAGGACTGGGAAGGCAGGCCGACATTGCCTGA
- a CDS encoding carbohydrate ABC transporter permease, which translates to MPDGPSDGIISHHTAGAAVRFLLALLLAVIFLLPIYWALVASLRQPGLPPPQTVEWWPEAARWQNYADIFRLVPMGRYTLNSLAVVAIAVPATLITAALAGFGLSQLPDPARRWLLIASILVMMIPAPAIWMFRFQLLRWTGLLSSLWALIIPAFAASSPLFVLLFFWTFRRNPQELFEAAQLDGANAVQVWWRIALPLARPTLAAVAVLTFVLYWNDFVGPVLYLYRPETYTLPVGLQILKQYDATNWPLLMAGAVFMTLPIVFLFLILQRWFLTDRSLANLLEKG; encoded by the coding sequence TTGCCTGATGGTCCATCCGATGGCATAATCAGCCATCATACGGCAGGTGCGGCCGTTCGGTTTTTGTTGGCACTGTTGCTGGCGGTGATCTTCCTCTTGCCCATCTACTGGGCACTGGTGGCATCTCTGCGGCAGCCTGGTTTGCCACCGCCCCAGACGGTTGAGTGGTGGCCGGAAGCGGCTCGCTGGCAGAACTATGCGGACATCTTCCGGCTCGTTCCCATGGGCCGCTATACCTTGAATTCGCTGGCAGTGGTGGCTATTGCGGTTCCTGCTACTCTGATTACCGCCGCGCTGGCGGGTTTCGGCCTGTCCCAGCTGCCCGATCCCGCCCGGCGCTGGCTGTTGATCGCCAGCATCCTGGTCATGATGATCCCGGCGCCGGCCATCTGGATGTTTCGTTTTCAGCTGCTGCGCTGGACCGGGCTGTTGAGTTCCCTGTGGGCGCTCATCATACCGGCCTTTGCGGCCAGCAGTCCATTGTTTGTCCTGTTGTTTTTCTGGACCTTTCGACGCAATCCGCAGGAGCTTTTCGAGGCAGCCCAGCTGGATGGCGCCAATGCCGTCCAGGTGTGGTGGCGCATCGCCCTGCCCCTGGCGCGTCCGACACTGGCAGCCGTGGCTGTGCTGACCTTCGTGCTCTACTGGAACGACTTTGTCGGCCCGGTGCTCTACCTTTACCGGCCGGAGACCTATACGCTGCCTGTCGGGCTGCAGATCCTGAAGCAGTATGATGCCACCAACTGGCCCCTGCTGATGGCCGGCGCGGTCTTCATGACTCTGCCCATCGTTTTTCTGTTCCTGATCTTGCAGCGCTGGTTCCTGACCGACCGATCGCTGGCGAATCTGCTGGAGAAGGGTTGA
- a CDS encoding phasin family protein: protein MEEQTKETTEIISDEEKAASNGHTGVALSTSSMTAAVRKVLLAGVGAVALSRDEIEDFVARLVDRGGIAEQDGRKLVNDVLARRRQQAEEIQDTVEEKGSQAQTKTESMVDQSIENVLTRLNVPSKSDIDALSQKITLLAEKVDALKDA, encoded by the coding sequence ATGGAAGAACAGACTAAAGAAACAACCGAGATCATCAGCGACGAAGAGAAGGCTGCCAGCAATGGCCACACAGGCGTTGCGCTGAGTACCAGTTCGATGACCGCGGCCGTGCGCAAGGTATTGCTGGCCGGTGTTGGCGCGGTGGCCCTAAGCAGAGATGAGATCGAGGACTTTGTAGCCAGGCTGGTTGACCGGGGTGGGATCGCGGAGCAAGACGGGCGCAAGCTGGTCAACGATGTGCTGGCCCGCCGCCGGCAGCAGGCAGAAGAGATTCAGGACACGGTCGAAGAAAAAGGCAGCCAGGCCCAGACCAAAACCGAGTCCATGGTGGACCAGAGCATCGAGAACGTGTTGACCCGCCTCAACGTACCCAGCAAGAGCGATATCGATGCATTGAGCCAAAAGATCACCCTGCTGGCTGAGAAAGTAGATGCCCTGAAAGATGCTTAG
- a CDS encoding sugar ABC transporter substrate-binding protein, whose protein sequence is MSRARFFNLVFVLLICSGLTVACTGGGDVVTFMVFGDPAELVAYEALVDAFEAGHPDIGVEMRHIPGQAEYRRRLATDFSAGAPADVMLLNYRRFATFAGQGGLQPVDTYLKQSEVLQESDFFQPTIDAFHLDDQLWCVPQNISSLVAYYNKDLFDQAGLHHPLPDWTWQEFLEAARSLTVDLDGDGTIDQYGAGISPNLFRLAPFVWQYGGQIVDDPENPTRLTLDDPAALAAFQWLVDLRGKEGVVPDSLAESARSSENRFLDGTLAIYFNSRRGVPTYRTIGDFDWDVVALPHGPSQAGILHSDGYCMASSTNDKEAAWKFIEFANSHEGQSIVARSGRTVPSLKSVAESAAFLDPDQPPASSRVYIDTIPLLGRVPIMTTWASIEETASREIERAFYGQATVPEAAEAAVGRTKAYFDEDREEVNK, encoded by the coding sequence ATGTCACGAGCTCGTTTTTTCAACCTGGTTTTTGTATTACTCATCTGTAGTGGGCTGACCGTCGCCTGCACTGGTGGTGGCGATGTTGTCACCTTTATGGTCTTTGGCGATCCAGCTGAACTGGTCGCCTACGAGGCGCTTGTCGACGCCTTTGAGGCGGGCCATCCCGATATCGGCGTGGAGATGCGGCATATTCCCGGCCAGGCCGAGTACCGCCGCCGTCTGGCAACCGACTTTTCGGCCGGCGCGCCGGCCGATGTGATGCTGCTCAACTACCGGCGCTTCGCAACCTTCGCCGGCCAGGGCGGCCTGCAACCGGTCGACACCTATCTAAAACAAAGTGAGGTTTTACAGGAGTCTGATTTCTTCCAGCCCACCATCGACGCCTTCCACCTGGACGATCAACTCTGGTGCGTGCCCCAGAATATCTCGAGCCTGGTTGCTTACTACAACAAGGATCTTTTCGACCAGGCGGGCTTGCACCATCCGCTGCCCGACTGGACCTGGCAGGAATTTCTGGAAGCGGCCCGGTCGCTGACCGTCGATCTGGATGGGGATGGCACGATCGATCAATATGGGGCAGGCATATCACCCAACCTGTTCCGGCTGGCGCCCTTTGTCTGGCAATATGGCGGTCAGATCGTGGATGATCCCGAGAATCCCACCAGGTTGACCCTGGATGATCCAGCCGCCCTGGCGGCCTTTCAGTGGCTCGTCGATCTCCGCGGCAAGGAGGGAGTCGTTCCCGATTCGCTGGCCGAATCGGCCCGGTCCAGCGAGAACCGTTTTCTGGATGGCACCCTGGCCATCTACTTCAACAGCCGCCGCGGGGTGCCGACCTATCGAACCATCGGCGATTTCGACTGGGATGTGGTGGCCTTGCCCCACGGTCCATCCCAGGCCGGCATTCTGCACAGCGACGGCTACTGCATGGCGTCCAGTACCAACGACAAGGAGGCCGCCTGGAAATTCATCGAGTTCGCAAATTCGCACGAGGGACAGTCGATCGTAGCCCGGTCCGGGCGCACTGTACCCTCTCTGAAGTCGGTAGCAGAATCGGCCGCGTTTCTTGATCCTGATCAGCCGCCTGCCAGCAGTCGGGTCTACATCGATACCATTCCGCTGCTGGGCCGGGTGCCCATCATGACGACCTGGGCCAGCATCGAGGAGACAGCCAGCCGGGAGATCGAACGGGCCTTCTACGGCCAGGCGACTGTCCCGGAAGCGGCGGAAGCGGCCGTGGGCAGAACCAAGGCTTATTTTGATGAGGATAGGGAGGAAGTAAACAAGTAG
- a CDS encoding choice-of-anchor J domain-containing protein — translation MQYTRKLFGALLIVALVAGVLALPTDLNNLALPGGDRAPAGVVSFSSDQQESTGNDVWVGETVEPVLTGEARDLPEPQIDYELDREINPRLSYGSQLPPDFRSKGGIDPLLAVQAEAPEGSAEGFDTPIFNFDGEGYQFLNPPDTVGDIGKDHYIQMVNSTVVSVYDKTNANLLQRFDLGLLGGCSTGTGDPIVLYDHLADRWFLSEFGPGNSLCIFISQTPDPLGAYYSYQFSTSQFPDYPKYGVWPDAYYATTNESGSGVYALERAAMLAGAPATSQRFLIPDLAGFGFNAVTPADLDGMTPPPAGAPGIIMRHRDDEVHNVGSNNPTEDYLEMWAFHVDWANPGNTTFTQLPSIPIAEIDSDLCGLVSFSCFPQPGSGTTLDPLREVIMFRLAYRNFGGHQTLVGNLVTDVNGNDLGGKRWFELRNTTGTWDLYQEGTYSPDSVNRWMGAIAMDGAGNIALGYNVSDATSTYPGLRYVGRLASDPLGTMPQGEYTIVDGSAANGSNRYGDYSAMSVDPIDDCTFWFTGEYNETSQWSTRIAAFRFDACGSNDFTMSTTPQAQSICVPDDAVYDVSVAVIGDFMGDVSLAAVGNPGIASFAPNPVTPPANSALTISGAGVGNYTFDIVGTSVMTPSLVHNNTVMLEMLDAAPVAPTLLTPPNGASGVNPAPTLTWSDVGADSYMVEIATDAGFSNIVESATVPGTSYQAGPLNTNTTYFWRVSAENACGVGAYSAVFDFTTWSAPGDCGPGTTPYQVFFDDFESGTVGWTTGGTASTWALGGGVAPSGPVSGSSVYHADDVGFVSDQYLISPAVALPVGQSPLSLKFWNYQEIEDSFSGCFDGGLLEISTNGGATWTQLEAELLTDPYDGPISGSFGNPRAGDNAWCGDPQDWLNSIVDLDAYAGQTVQLRWVMATDSSVSHPGWDIDDVEVQSCQTPTAVTLGEMSASEAQSPVAGLPLTALPALAGAALAAAYVLRRRNAQ, via the coding sequence ATGCAATACACTCGCAAGCTATTTGGGGCATTGTTGATCGTGGCGCTGGTTGCCGGCGTCCTGGCACTGCCCACCGATCTCAACAACCTGGCACTGCCCGGCGGTGATCGTGCGCCGGCCGGTGTGGTCTCTTTCAGCTCAGACCAGCAGGAATCGACCGGCAATGACGTGTGGGTCGGCGAAACGGTCGAGCCTGTACTCACCGGCGAGGCCCGTGACCTGCCCGAACCGCAGATCGACTACGAACTGGATCGGGAGATCAACCCGCGTCTGAGCTACGGCTCCCAACTGCCACCCGACTTCCGCAGCAAGGGGGGCATCGATCCCCTGCTGGCTGTGCAGGCCGAGGCTCCTGAGGGCAGCGCCGAGGGCTTCGATACCCCCATCTTCAACTTCGACGGCGAGGGCTACCAGTTCCTCAACCCGCCGGATACCGTGGGCGATATCGGCAAGGACCACTACATTCAGATGGTCAACTCTACCGTTGTCAGCGTCTATGACAAGACCAATGCCAATCTATTGCAACGGTTTGATCTTGGCCTTCTGGGAGGTTGCTCAACCGGTACAGGCGATCCCATCGTGCTCTATGATCACCTGGCCGACCGCTGGTTCCTCAGTGAGTTTGGCCCGGGCAATTCCCTCTGTATCTTTATCTCTCAGACTCCCGATCCCCTTGGCGCCTACTACTCATACCAGTTCAGCACTTCTCAGTTTCCCGACTACCCCAAGTATGGCGTCTGGCCCGATGCCTACTATGCCACCACCAACGAGAGTGGCTCCGGCGTCTACGCACTGGAGCGCGCCGCCATGTTAGCCGGCGCACCAGCCACGTCTCAGCGTTTCCTCATCCCTGACCTGGCGGGCTTCGGTTTCAACGCTGTCACGCCGGCCGACCTGGATGGTATGACTCCTCCTCCCGCGGGTGCACCTGGTATCATCATGCGCCACCGCGACGACGAGGTGCATAACGTTGGCTCCAACAACCCCACCGAGGACTATCTGGAGATGTGGGCTTTCCATGTGGACTGGGCCAACCCTGGCAACACGACCTTCACACAATTGCCCTCCATTCCGATAGCCGAGATCGACTCCGATCTGTGCGGTCTCGTATCCTTCTCCTGTTTCCCCCAGCCAGGCTCCGGGACGACCCTGGACCCCTTGCGGGAGGTCATCATGTTCCGCCTGGCCTACCGCAACTTCGGTGGCCACCAGACCCTGGTGGGCAACCTGGTCACCGACGTCAACGGCAATGATCTTGGTGGAAAACGCTGGTTCGAGCTGCGCAACACCACCGGCACCTGGGACCTCTACCAGGAAGGCACCTACTCACCGGACAGTGTGAACCGCTGGATGGGCGCCATCGCCATGGATGGCGCGGGCAACATCGCTCTGGGCTACAACGTCTCAGACGCCACCAGCACCTACCCGGGCCTGCGCTACGTGGGCCGGCTGGCCAGCGATCCCCTGGGCACCATGCCCCAGGGCGAGTACACGATTGTCGATGGTTCTGCCGCCAACGGCAGCAACCGCTACGGCGACTACAGCGCCATGAGCGTCGATCCGATCGACGACTGTACCTTCTGGTTCACCGGCGAGTACAACGAAACCAGCCAGTGGAGCACCCGCATCGCGGCCTTCCGCTTCGACGCCTGTGGCAGCAACGACTTCACCATGTCTACGACGCCGCAAGCGCAGTCGATCTGCGTGCCCGACGACGCGGTCTATGACGTGTCGGTGGCAGTCATCGGCGATTTCATGGGTGACGTTTCGCTGGCGGCCGTGGGCAATCCAGGGATTGCCTCTTTTGCTCCCAACCCGGTGACGCCACCCGCCAACAGCGCCTTGACCATCAGCGGCGCGGGCGTGGGCAACTACACCTTCGACATCGTGGGCACCAGCGTGATGACACCGTCCCTGGTGCACAACAACACCGTGATGCTGGAAATGTTGGACGCTGCTCCTGTGGCGCCCACCTTGCTGACCCCACCCAACGGCGCGAGCGGTGTGAATCCCGCGCCAACCCTGACCTGGTCAGACGTGGGGGCAGACAGCTACATGGTCGAGATCGCCACCGACGCCGGCTTCAGCAACATCGTGGAGTCTGCGACGGTACCCGGTACTAGCTACCAGGCCGGGCCACTGAACACCAATACTACCTACTTCTGGCGGGTGTCGGCCGAAAACGCCTGTGGCGTCGGGGCTTACTCCGCAGTCTTCGACTTCACAACCTGGTCGGCGCCTGGCGACTGTGGTCCTGGCACCACGCCCTACCAGGTGTTCTTCGATGACTTCGAGAGTGGTACAGTCGGCTGGACCACCGGTGGCACTGCCAGCACCTGGGCTCTGGGCGGGGGTGTTGCCCCCAGCGGGCCGGTCAGCGGCAGCTCCGTCTATCACGCCGATGACGTCGGCTTTGTTTCCGACCAATACCTGATCTCTCCGGCCGTTGCGCTGCCCGTTGGCCAGTCGCCGTTGAGTCTCAAGTTCTGGAACTACCAGGAGATCGAGGATAGTTTCAGTGGTTGCTTCGACGGTGGTCTGTTGGAGATCTCCACCAACGGAGGTGCGACCTGGACGCAACTGGAGGCGGAACTGCTGACCGATCCCTACGATGGTCCCATCTCCGGTAGCTTTGGCAACCCGAGAGCCGGGGACAACGCCTGGTGTGGCGATCCGCAGGATTGGCTAAACAGCATCGTGGACCTGGATGCCTATGCTGGCCAGACGGTGCAGCTGCGCTGGGTGATGGCTACGGATAGTTCCGTGAGCCATCCCGGTTGGGACATCGACGACGTGGAGGTACAGTCGTGCCAGACGCCGACGGCGGTTACTCTAGGCGAGATGTCGGCCAGTGAGGCCCAGTCGCCTGTGGCAGGCCTGCCGCTGACGGCGTTGCCTGCGTTGGCGGGTGCGGCCCTGGCCGCGGCGTATGTGCTGCGAAGGCGCAATGCACAATAA
- a CDS encoding long-chain fatty acid--CoA ligase, with amino-acid sequence MKKPWLAHYEDGVPTTIDYPAITLPQMFDESVEKYARQSALRMVLRYLPAGRTVGAELSYAQVKDQVDRLATALYELGVRKGDRVAVQLPNSPHSLIAFFGVLKLGAIVVNTNPIYTAREMQHQFADSGAETLIILNNFYPKLEKIRSDTSIKRVIVCHINDFSGFPYNLLIKRTQQKSGDWVDVAEGSGVFHFKSLMANYPATPPSIEIDPEDIALFQYTGGTTGVPKAAMLSHRNLIANVVQCSNWITDLEPGIEVIMGAIPFFHVFGMTVAMALSVYVGGKLLVMPNPRLTEMLMDQIQREGVTLFPGVPAMYIAIINHPNVAQYNLRSVKACISGAAPLPMEVQEQFGEITGGRLVEGYGLTEAAPVTHCNPLYGQRKPGSIGVPFPDVEARVVSLEPDAGGNFPDVSQGEEGELALRAPQVMMGYYQRSDETAATIDEQGWLYTGDIVRMDEQGYFYVVDRKKDLIIAGGYNIVPREVEEVLFMHAAVQEAVVVGLPHATRGETVKAYVVLKEGKTVTDEELILFCRENLAPYKVPRMIEFRSELPKSMVGKFLRRVLVEEEKQRMASGQVDSG; translated from the coding sequence ATGAAAAAGCCCTGGTTAGCCCACTACGAGGATGGTGTGCCGACGACCATCGACTATCCGGCAATCACGTTGCCCCAGATGTTTGACGAGAGCGTGGAAAAATACGCCAGGCAGAGCGCCCTTCGCATGGTTCTTCGCTACCTGCCGGCCGGCAGAACGGTCGGCGCTGAACTGAGCTATGCTCAGGTAAAGGACCAGGTGGATCGCCTGGCGACCGCCCTTTACGAACTGGGTGTGCGCAAGGGAGATCGCGTCGCAGTGCAGCTGCCCAACTCCCCCCATTCGTTGATTGCATTTTTTGGCGTTCTCAAGCTGGGCGCCATCGTGGTCAACACCAATCCCATCTACACAGCCCGGGAGATGCAGCACCAGTTCGCCGATTCGGGCGCCGAGACGTTGATTATCCTGAACAATTTCTATCCCAAGCTGGAGAAGATTCGCTCCGACACAAGCATCAAGCGGGTCATTGTCTGCCATATCAATGACTTTTCTGGCTTCCCCTATAACCTCCTGATCAAACGAACGCAGCAAAAATCGGGCGACTGGGTCGATGTGGCGGAAGGAAGCGGGGTCTTTCATTTTAAGTCCCTGATGGCGAACTATCCTGCGACTCCGCCATCCATAGAGATCGACCCCGAAGATATTGCCTTGTTCCAATATACCGGTGGCACGACCGGCGTACCCAAGGCAGCCATGTTGAGCCATCGCAATCTGATAGCCAATGTTGTCCAGTGCTCCAATTGGATCACCGATCTCGAACCTGGAATTGAGGTTATTATGGGAGCGATTCCCTTCTTCCATGTCTTCGGTATGACAGTTGCCATGGCATTGAGTGTCTACGTGGGCGGTAAATTGTTGGTCATGCCCAACCCCAGGCTGACAGAGATGTTGATGGATCAGATCCAGCGCGAGGGTGTGACTCTCTTCCCCGGCGTGCCGGCCATGTATATTGCCATCATCAACCATCCCAATGTCGCCCAGTATAACCTGCGAAGCGTCAAGGCCTGTATCAGTGGCGCGGCACCTCTTCCCATGGAGGTGCAGGAGCAGTTCGGCGAGATCACCGGTGGACGCCTGGTGGAAGGCTACGGCCTCACCGAGGCGGCCCCGGTTACCCACTGCAATCCTCTCTACGGGCAGAGAAAGCCAGGTTCCATTGGTGTTCCTTTTCCCGATGTAGAAGCCAGGGTGGTTTCGTTGGAGCCGGATGCCGGCGGCAATTTCCCTGACGTGTCCCAGGGGGAGGAAGGGGAGCTGGCCCTGCGCGCGCCTCAGGTAATGATGGGCTATTATCAACGATCGGATGAGACCGCTGCCACCATCGACGAACAGGGCTGGCTCTACACCGGCGATATTGTCAGGATGGACGAGCAGGGCTACTTCTACGTCGTCGACCGCAAAAAGGATCTGATCATCGCTGGTGGATACAACATCGTGCCGCGCGAGGTTGAAGAGGTGCTCTTCATGCATGCCGCGGTGCAGGAAGCGGTGGTGGTGGGGTTACCCCACGCCACCCGGGGAGAGACGGTCAAAGCCTACGTGGTGCTCAAGGAGGGCAAGACAGTCACCGACGAGGAGTTGATCCTTTTCTGCCGGGAGAATCTGGCGCCTTACAAAGTGCCCAGGATGATTGAATTTCGCAGCGAGTTGCCCAAGTCCATGGTTGGCAAGTTCCTGCGCCGGGTGCTGGTGGAAGAGGAGAAGCAGCGCATGGCAAGCGGGCAGGTGGATAGCGGATAG